A genome region from Penicillium psychrofluorescens genome assembly, chromosome: 3 includes the following:
- a CDS encoding uncharacterized protein (ID:PFLUO_004165-T1.cds;~source:funannotate), protein MKTSLVTFGALIGLVSGQNAIVHNHCATPVYVQSFPYDGSAPGPLTTIPKDGTFSEKFRVSGSTIKMGKAKTLAKPLFFGYSFSSTPDYAYCECT, encoded by the exons ATGAAGACCTCCCTAGTCACATTTGGTGCCCTCATCGGCCTGGTCTCAGGCCAGAATGCGATCGTGCACAATCACTGTGCCACCCCCGTGTATGTGCAGTCGTTCCCTTACGATGGCAGCGCCCCCGGCCCTCTCACCACCATTCCTAAGGATGGAACTTTCTCCGAGAAATTCAGAGTATCTGGCTCG ACCATCAAGATGGGCAAGGCAAAGACGCTAGCGAAGCCTCTCTTCTTTGGCTATTCGTTCTCCTCCACTCCGGACTACGCATACTGTGAGTGCACCTAA